The Macaca nemestrina isolate mMacNem1 chromosome 12, mMacNem.hap1, whole genome shotgun sequence genome contains a region encoding:
- the LOC105493652 gene encoding exophilin-5 isoform X1, whose product MLKNAFLTGGAKELKCNSHTVKKMTKVPPGFDFSFLNDEEARKILQVLERNEELRRAEKDRISKLQKTKRDIRWLQGVTGEWFEEIQRKKFCNETDVSQMLKQPLTYRLRKEMAKNDPIELPTSRSKNVTNQKKPTPFSSRMSFRSSFASLFSFRKSGKETSKLPSLGQKGCDGHAGPPVPVRGAAVQTKIYSSPLENQLVDSAFVPKPAVMREESGMPPPWDASLLENEFFQVLDDLDSKLAQEQSASSVNTRTPLNYGSRTQFSHFYSSGSRHGNITERHKKHYNETSNMSIYDILRPGTPREGYKTFSPRTRTIYDMYRTREPRVFKEDYVQKNTFGSTSLCFDSRQRSALPATGHFTARSLHFPATAQNKSGFIPPRHQQSPKRTPLSSIIWNRSDSSRDRENQEEFLRAPSPMEIDPADKYVYPRGFQENRRYESYHSQNVYQRVSLNVPMENAMSPDTFENSENMPFYHQSNPFARSFFSNTFGRSGEQRRFGQSPFWSQQKGHSFWSDFHQSRKSFSSSDRDFEMISMEANSASAIHGHSVSSEHWESFSSGYGTDVSRVQEEPHPWQFDFQTSTLESMAVSHGNETKLTSHFGTPNVCSMTGSSYHVKSDELVSQQDSSPVEVHINKEASSFGIAQPLASSFKTSFPQTSDDRRNPQSPNLQNPTVTLQKIIPNKPASHPMRSHTEVTVTNSNSIDSLPLAKSQPIILVTEVNNEKDLNESISEEDKQLSKMDQTNKVGEVPQPVSQRGISNSLPDFQNPFSQDSAKSNRFGFSASTTISSKKSPRVFSRKDTSKMYTPHKDKSNDIKQDKRFTENRKLGSTASLPFIQEHRTPPSFPRTDQGCHQELTVSNEDISSIITTNHWSSAPTDIQNAQSPEKPVILDTEGEQCATIHSTNCGKLTAGHKTLCDSLDLSSAALPDSSPSNNSSLDAPVVPSTTVFSRRSPSDKDPSLGEREEKDNAGKNQKNQFILSHSENQERNDSHVPTHDEVVDVKCHSHSPFRNERGKGKIRHHISCIEKLSKTESISVPTSDHRSLIEANQSNSKVSELDTIYCTLPRKSSSFLVHGRQSGSKIMAASLRNGPPPFQIKNNVEDAMGNHTLNKFSPSSPESANECSKVISDAALEAPEATERMTNVKSSGSTSIRKGPLPFLINRATSSPSGEPHASTGREERKKPLTSGTDASELMPRAWERIISPVESDSSVRDCSLTKQHHRKENSQECTEKEGKMAASRRSVLALSNEDPLPFCSDLSGKEHGKTLHKVKTTSTFSVSGDDDNVKCLEVVSIYYTLPRKPSKKFCNLLQQYAQNTNSLTESPQVETETFPNALEKDEQNYFTREQSGTPSCENLKMSVNSDQTLTSENMTAFRLSNRGPLVPTLQEMASVEAAVSLPEEESKAREIFSDNLAKAPLGDSENKKEKGKKLQSETLHTLLMPQRKNVSEEKSENCQQSINSSNSGPSSLPALSEVNIGNSQARRNSWECTGSGRAIPFTGSGKCPQKDHTSTTVGDGSSGSQPREGRGDIGTNCQKMTNKTLSHSESQVFALTPALHKLQLGEETQSDELNLESLQSEPRELPQRSQEANMTESRKAEDEMQKSAWDQPSLPEGNNKNKTNSDDLVKGENRSSVKHRLAVMSKANRKFPAKDVSPRRHVATIFPQSGSRSGFDHLSLGTVECNPLFPEPTPKSAESIGESRLSEDGKHVKKSENPIPITVLPNREPSTHVSNQKSNSISQRHQNEFKNVSESPSKHEISKDVTVAENLERESGAPSPITFTSLREAEFSDDQRRLSPPFPLEPAQKSRVSIPLTSLLRQQRSASSLEWEPEPHLYRSKSLKSINVHGDLLRKSHPPKVRERHFSESTSIDNALSRLTLGNEFSVNNGYSRRFRSFSELPSYDGNESWAYRSGTKTGPRSATSIYRPIDYGIFGKEQQLAFLENVKRSLTQGRLWKPSFLKNPGFLKDDLRNPPNPSESLSSNSPSSQMPEDGLSPSEPLNIYEDDPVDSDFDADTTTDDEYYLDENDKESEL is encoded by the exons caaaCTTCAGAAGACAAAGAGGGATATCAGATGGCTTCAGGGAGTGACTGGTGAATGGTTtgaagaaattcaaagaaaaaagttttgCAACGAAACAGATGTTAGCCAGATGTTAAAACAACCACTTACATACAGGCTAAGGAAGGAGATGGCAAAAAATG atccaATAGAATTACCTACATCAAGATCTAAAAATGTAACTAATCAAAAGAAGCCAACACCTTTTTCTTCCCGGATGAGCTTCAGGTCGTCATTTGCTTCCCTGTTCTCATtcaggaaatctggaaaggagacTTCAAAGCTTCCATCGCTGGGACAGAAAGG ATGCGACGGCCACGCAGGACCTCCCGTGCCTGTGAGGGGAGCTGCTGTG CAGACAAAAATATACAGTTCACCTCTGGAAAATCAACTAGTTGACAGTGCATTTGTCCCAAAGCCAGCAGTCATGAGGGAGGAGAGTGGCATGCCTCCGCCGTGGGATGCTTCACTGCTGGAGAATGAGTTTTTCCAAG TTTTAGATGACTTGGATAGCAAATTGGCTCAGGAACAGTCTGCAAGCTCAGTGAATACCAGAACACCCCTCAACTATGGATCAAGGACACAGTTCAGTCACTTTTATTCCAGTGGTAGCAGACATGGTAATATCACAGAAAGGCACAAAAAACACTATAATGAAACTTCCAATATGTCTATCTATGACATCCTAAGACCAGGAACTCCTAGGGAAGGTTATAAAACCTTTTCTCCTAGGACAAGGACAATTTATGATATGTACAGGACAAGGGAGCCCAGAGTCTTTAAAGAAGATTATGTGCAAAAGAATACTTTTGGAAGTACTTCGCTGTGTTTTGACAGCAGACAACGGTCGGCCTTACCAGCCACAGGGCATTTCACAGCAAGAAGCTTACATTTTCCAGCCACAGCTCAGAACAAGAGTGGGTTTATACCACCAAGGCACCAGCAGAGTCCAAAGAGAACTCCTTTATCATCCATCATATGGAACAGATCGGATTCCTCTAGAGATAGGGAGAACCAGGAAGAGTTCCTGAGGGCACCATCACCAATGGAAATTGATCCTGCTGACAAGTATGTGTATCCCAGGGGTTTTCAGGAGAATAGGAGATATGAATCGTACCATTCACAGAATGTTTACCAACGTGTTAGTTTAAATGTTCCCATGGAGAATGCAATGAGTCCTGACACTTTTGAGAACTCAGAGAATATGCCATTCTACCATCAAAGCAACCCATTTGCCAGGTCTTTCTTCAGCAATACCTTTGGACGAAGCGGAGAACAGAGGAGATTTGGACAAAGTCCTTTTTGGAGCCAACAGAAAGGACATTCTTTCTGGTCTGACTTTCATCAAAGCAGGAAATCATTCAGTTCTTCTGACAGAGACTTTGAAATGATTTCCATGGAAGCAAATAGTGCATCAGCCATTCATGGCCATAGTGTTTCTTCTGAACACTGGGAATCATTTTCTTCTGGTTATGGAACAGATGTTTCCAGAGTCCAAGAAGAGCCACATCCCTGGCAGTTTGATTTTCAGACATCCACACTGGAGAGCATGGCGGTATCACATGGTAATGAGACCAAATTGACTTCTCATTTTGGCACACCAAATGTTTGCTCCATGACTGGTTCAAGCTATCACGTCAAATCTGATGAGTTGGTAAGCCAACAGGACAGTTCTCCCGTAGAAGTACATATAAACAAAGAAGCTTCCTCATTTGGAATTGCTCAGCCTCTAGCATCCTCATTCAAAACTTCCTTTCCCCAGACTTCTGATGACAGAAGGAATCCTCAGAGTCCCAACTTGCAGAATCCCACAGTCACTTTGCAGAAAATTATTCCTAATAAGCCCGCCTCTCATCCAATGAGAAGCCATACAGAAGTCACTGTGACCAACAGCAATTCAATTGACTCTCTGCCTCTTGCCAAAAGCCAGCCCATTATCTTGGTCACAGAAGTGAATAATGAGAAAGACTTAAATGAATCTATTTCAGAAGAAGACAAACAGCTAAGCAAGATGGACCAGACAAACAAGGTAGGTGAAGTACCCCAACCTGTTTCACAGAGAGGGATCTCAAACTCTTTACCTGATTTTCAAAATCCTTTCTCCCAGGACTCAGCCAAGAGCAACAGATTTGGTTTTAGTGCATCTACCACAATAAGTTCAAAAAAGTCACCCAGAGTCTTTTCCAGGAAAGATACCTCCAAAATGTATACACCACACAAAGATAAATCCAATGACATTAAACAAGATAAGAGGTTTACTGAGAACAGAAAACTTGGCTCAACGGCTTCCCTTCCTTTCATTCAGGAACACAGAACACCACCATCTTTCCCCAGGACAGACCAAGGTTGTCACCAGGAATTAACTGTAAGTAATGAAGATATTTCAAGCATTATTACAACCAACCACTGGAGCTCTGCACCAACTGATATTCAAAATGCACAGTCTCCAGAAAAGCCTGTTATTTTAGATACTGAGGGAGAACAATGTGCCACAATTCATTCTACCAACTGCGGCAAGTTGACTGCTGGCCACAAGACCTTGTGTGATTCTTTAGATCTGTCATCAGCTGCACTACCAGATTCCTCACCATCAAATAATTCTTCCCTTGATGCTCCTGTGGTTCCATCTACTACAGTGTTCTCCAGGAGAAGTCCTTCAGACAAAGATCCATCGctaggagaaagagaagaaaaagacaatgCTGGGAAGAACCAAAAGAATCAGtttattttaagccactcagAAAACCAAGAGAGAAATGATAGTCATGTGCCTACACATGATGAAGTGGTTGATGTCAAATGCCATTCACACTCTCCTTTtaggaatgaaagaggaaaaggaaaaataaggcaTCATATATCCTGTATTGAAAAGTTAAGCAAAACAGAAAGTATATCAGTACCCACCAGTGATCACAGGAGCCTCATTGAAGCAAATCAAAGCAATTCCAAAGTTTCTGAGCTTGACACAATTTATTGTACCTTGCCGAGAAAATCAAGCAGTTTTCTCGTACATGGCAGGCAGTCAGGAAGTAAAATAATGGCTGCTTCACTGAGGAATGGGCCACCTCCCTTCCAAATCAAAAATAATGTGGAAGATGCAATGGGGAACCATACATTAAACAAATTTAGTCCCAGTTCTCCTGAGTCAGCGAATGAATGTTCCAAAGTCATTTCAGACGCAGCCCTGGAAGCACCTGAAGCCACAGAGAGAATGACAAATGTAAAAAGCAGTGGATCTACTTCCATTAGAAAAGGACCCCTTCCATTCCTCATTAACAGGGCTACGTCGTCTCCCTCAGGGGAGCCACATGCCTCAactggaagagaagaaagaaaaaagccattGACCTCAGGCACGGATGCTTCTGAGCTAATGCCAAGGGCTTGGGAGAGAATCATTAGCCCTGTGGAAAGTGACTCATCTGTTAGAGATTGTTCTTTAACCAAACAACACCACCGAAAGGAAAACTCCCAAGAATGCACTGAGAAAGAGGGTAAAATGGCTGCCTCCAGGAGAAGTGTACTTGCCCTTTCAAATGAAGACCCTTTACCTTTTTGTTCAGACTTGTCAGGAAAAGAACATGGGAAAACATTACATAAAGTTAAGACAACTagtacattttctgtttctggtgATGACGACAATGTAAAATGTCTGGAAGTGGTCTCAATATATTATACTCTACCGAGGAAACCCAGCAAAAAATTCTGTAACCTCCTTCAACAGTATGCACAAAATACTAATTCACTTACAGAATCACCTCAAGTGGAGACTGAAACATTTCCTAATGCTTTAGAAAAAGACGAACAGAATTATTTTACACGAGAGCAGTCAGGAACACCGTCATGTGAAAATCTAAAGATGTCAGTCAACTCTGATCAGACGCTCACCTCTGAAAATATGACTGCCTTCCGATTATCAAATAGGGGGCCCCTAGTGCCTACATTACAGGAAATGGCTTCTGTTGAGGCAGCTGTTTCTCTTCCTGAAGAGGAATCTAAAGCTAGAGAGATTTTTTCAGATAATTTAGCTAAAGCACCTCTAGGTGattcagaaaacaagaaagaaaaaggtaaaaaactGCAAAGTGAAACCCTGCATACTTTATTGAtgcctcagagaaaaaatgtttccgaagaaaaatctgaaaattgtCAACAATCCATTAATTCAAGTAACAGTGGTCCCTCTAGTCTTCCAGCTCTTTCAGAAGTTAATATTGGAAATTCCCAAGCCAGAAGAAATTCTTGGGAGTGTACAGGGAGTGGTAGAGCCATTCCTTTTACTGGAAGTGGGAAGTGTCCTCAGAAAGATCACACATCCACAACTGTAGGTGATGGCTCCAGTGGATCACAGCCTAGGGAAGGCAGAGGGGACATCGGAACCAACTGCCAAAAAATGACTAATAAAACACTTTCTCACTCAGAGAGTCAAGTCTTTGCTCTTACTCCAGCATTGCATAAACTACAGCTTGGTGAGGAGACTCAGTCAGATGAACTAAATTTAGAGAGTCTGCAGTCTGAACCCAGAGAATTACCTCAAAGAAGTCAGGAGGCAAATATGACAGAGAGCAGGAAGGCTGAAGatgaaatgcagaaatcagcTTGGGATCAACCTTCACTTCctgaaggaaacaataaaaataaaaccaactctGATGACCTAGTAAAGGGGGAAAATAGATCTTCAGTTAAACACAGATTGGCAGTCATGtctaaagcaaacagaaaattcCCAGCTAAAGATGTAAGCCCCAGAAGACATGTAGCTACTATCTTCCCCCAAAGTGGAAGCAGATCTGGCTTTGACCATTTATCTCTTGGCACAGTGGAGTGCAACCCACTGTTCCCTGAGCCTACTCCAAAATCTGCAGAGTCCATAGGCGAAAGCAGGTTGAGTGAGGATGGAAAGCATGTGAAGAAATCTGAGAACCCTATCCCCATTACTGTACTACCCAACAGAGAACCCTCTACACACGTCAGCAACCAGAAGTCTAACAGCATTTCACAACGACATCAGAACGAGTTTAAAAATGTCTCAGAATCACCATCAAAGCATGAGATTTCTAAAGATGTCACAGTAGCTGAGAATTTAGAAAGAGAATCAGGAGCCCCATCCCCCATCACATTCACCAGCCTCAGGGAAGCAGAATTCTCTGACGATCAGAGGAGGCTGAGCCCTCCTTTTCCACTGGAGCCTGCACAGAAATCTAGAGTAAGCATCCCACTGACCAGTTTGCTGCGGCAACAAAGGAGTGCTTCATCTCTGGAGTGGGAACCTGAGCCACACCTCTATCGTTCAAAGAGTTTAAAAAGCATTAATGTGCATGGCGATCTACTACGAAAAAGTCATCCTCCAAAAGTCAGAGAGCGCCATTTTTCTGAAAGCACGTCTATTGACAATGCCCTGAGTCGACTGACACTTGGAAATGAATTCTCTGTCAACAATGGGTACAGTCGAAGATTCAGATCTTTTTCTGAACTCCCCTCCTACGATGGAAATGAAAGTTGGGCTTATCGCAGCGGTACAAAAACAGGTCCCAGGTCTGCAACATCTATATACAGACCTATCGACTATGGGATCTTTGGGAAAGAACAACAATTAGCTTTCTTAGAGAATGTAAAGAGGTCACTTACACAAGGAAGATTATGGAAACCAAGTTTTCTTAAGAACCCTGGCTTCCTAAAAGATGATTTGAGGAACCCTCCCAACCCCTCAGAGTCGTTAAGCTCAAATTCTCCCAGTAGTCAGATGCCAGAAGATGGCTTATCTCCAAGTGAACCGCTTAATATCTATGAGGATGACCCAGTGGACTCAGATTTTGACGCAGACACAACCACAGATGATGAATACTACCTGGATGAAAATGACAAAGAGTCAGAACTGTGA